A genomic stretch from Setaria viridis chromosome 1, Setaria_viridis_v4.0, whole genome shotgun sequence includes:
- the LOC117834166 gene encoding heat stress transcription factor A-3 has product MDHTRPRAGASGNPDAPYTAAAALLLEPKLEDEELPLQQLASPAPFVSLDQLMPATGPALPEPPRPLEALLQGQQLPPFLSKTYDLVSEPALDGVISWGAAGNSFVVWDPSTFARDVLPHNFKHNNFSSFVRQLNTYGFRKVHADRWEFAHEDFLRDSKHLLKRIVRRRSSPAQQSSIQPGSSSGESSLDPELHTLRREKNALLEEVARLKQEHRQTIEQMSTLNHRLESAEDRQKQMVSFLAKLLQNPSFVRQLKLHREQKEIDSTRVKRKFLKHVPHGSIESGESSSQHGGESGSHFPASSPMATCVQDDIAELQNFLLEDDDLNFGMDPDNIGLDRVEAPDDIGALVQGFDTQEELELGSGIELLEMPPASGPLGQDPTIGRSKGKSVLCPGLDATSSEASYLGSISDTMGVLSPSTMLGTASTMMDADEEQMWGVDASAPLQSTCSGSSQQTFSSLASDPYLMDIGNKPEKFWDLDFQTLDQEDLQLDKCAIDDPTLQQQQRNMKKP; this is encoded by the exons ATGGACCACacccgcccccgcgccggcgctaGCGGTAACCCCGACGCGCCCTacaccgcggcggccgcgctgctGCTGGAGCCCAAGCTCGAGGACGAGGAGCTGCCGCTGCAGCAGCTGGCGTCCCCGGCCCCCTTCGTGTCCCTGGACCAGCTGATGCCGGCAACGGGGCCGGCGCTGCCCGAGCCGCCGCGCCCGCTGGAGGCGTTGCTGCAGGGCCAGCAGCTGCCGCCGTTCCTGTCCAAGACCTACGACCTCGTGAGCGAGCCGGCGCTGGACGGGGTCATCTCCTGGGGCGCCGCCGGGAACAGCTTCGTGGTGTGGGACCCCTCCACCTTCGCGCGCGACGTGCTGCCGCACAACTTCAAGCACAACAACTTCTCCAGCTTCGTCAGGCAGCTCAACACCTAT GGTTTCCGCAAGGTTCATGCTGACAGATGGGAGTTTGCTCATGAAGATTTCCTGCGAGATAGCAAGCATCTGTTGAAGAGGATTGTCAGGCGCAGGTCCTCCCCAGCACAACAAAGCAGCATTCAGCCTGGCTCTTCTTCTGGAGAATCCAGCCTGGACCCTGAGCTACACACACTGAGAAGAGAGAAGAACGCACTGCTTGAAGAGGTAGCCAGGCTGAAACAGGAGCATCGTCAGACAATTGAGCAAATGAGCACGCTGAATCACAGGCTGGAGTCGGCGGAGGACAGGCAGAAGCAGATGGTCTCTTTCCTGGCCAAGCTCCTTCAGAACCCAAGCTTCGTGAGGCAACTGAAGCTGCACAGGGAGCAGAAGGAGATTGACTCAACCAGGGTGAAAAGGAAGTTTCTGAAGCATGTACCGCATGGCAGTATAGAGTCAGGTGAGTCCAGCTCACAGCATGGTGGAGAGAGCGGTTCACATTTTCCTGCGAGTTCTCCCATGGCTACATGTGTGCAAGATGACATTGCAGAACTTCAGAATTTTCTCTTGGAAGACGATGACCTCAACTTTGGTATGGATCCAGACAACATTGGGCTTGACAGAGTCGAGGCACCGGATGACATCGGGGCACTGGTTCAGGGCTTCGATACACAAGAAGAACTTGAGCTCGGCAGTGGAATTGAACTACTGGAGATGCCCCCAGCTTCTGGTCCTCTTGGCCAGGATCCCACGATTGGCAGGTCCAAGGGAAAAAGTGTGCTGTGTCCAGGATTGGACGCTACCTCTTCTGAAGCCAGCTACCTCGGATCAATATCAGACACTATGGGGGTGCTTTCACCAAGCACCATGTTAGGGACAGCAAGCACAATGATGGACGCTGACGAAGAGCAAATGTGGGGCGTGGATGCTTCAGCACCTCTGCAAAGCACTTGTAGCGGCTCTAGCCAGCAAACCTTCAGTAGCCTTGCCAGTGATCCCTATCTGATGGACATCGGCAACAAGCCTGAGAAATTCTGGGACCTTGATTTTCAGACACTAGATCAAGAAGATCTGCAGCTGGACAAGTGTGCTATTGATGACCCTACTCTTCAACAGCAGCAACGAAATATGAAGAAGCCCTAG